One part of the Marinobacterium rhizophilum genome encodes these proteins:
- the queE gene encoding 7-carboxy-7-deazaguanine synthase, with product MYSVKEMFYTLQGEGAQAGRPAVFCRFAGCNLWSGREQDRSRAICDFCDTDFVGTDGQNGGKFATAEALAEAAFALWPDPNQGTPYLVCTGGEPALQLDTSLVRAFKAAGFEIAIETNGTRPLPEGIDWICLSPKAGTELAIHCGQELKLVYPQLLAAPERFAGLAFENFYLQPLDGPDAAANRQRCIQYCLEHPQWKLSLQTHKILGID from the coding sequence ATGTACAGCGTTAAAGAGATGTTCTATACCCTGCAGGGCGAAGGCGCCCAGGCCGGCCGGCCGGCCGTGTTCTGCCGCTTTGCCGGCTGCAACCTCTGGTCCGGCAGGGAACAGGACCGCAGCCGCGCCATCTGCGACTTCTGCGATACCGACTTCGTCGGCACGGACGGCCAGAACGGCGGCAAGTTCGCCACCGCAGAGGCACTGGCTGAAGCGGCCTTCGCACTCTGGCCCGATCCGAACCAGGGCACACCCTACCTGGTGTGCACCGGCGGTGAACCGGCACTGCAGCTCGATACTTCCCTGGTGCGGGCGTTCAAGGCCGCAGGCTTTGAGATCGCCATCGAAACCAACGGCACCCGGCCGCTGCCCGAGGGGATCGACTGGATCTGCCTGAGCCCCAAGGCCGGCACTGAGCTTGCGATTCACTGCGGGCAGGAACTCAAGCTGGTCTACCCGCAACTGCTGGCCGCCCCCGAACGTTTTGCCGGGCTGGCCTTCGAAAATTTTTACCTGCAGCCACTGGATGGCCCCGATGCCGCTGCCAATCGCCAACGCTGCATCCAGTATTGCCTGGAGCATCCGCAGTGGAAACTCAGCCTGCAAACCCACAAAATTCTGGGTATCGACTGA
- a CDS encoding cation diffusion facilitator family transporter, whose protein sequence is MYTAKQRQQEAQKVTLVGSLLDAVLGIAKILVGLFFHSHALIADGIHSLSDLATDFMVVLVLHLSHQEPDEDHPWGHARFETAATVMLGGLLIAVAGAMAYNSVGLMFSGAELLVPEWPTLVVAGLSVVSKEWIYRYTLAAGKRLKSDLIIANAWHSRSDAFSSIVVLIGIGGAMLGWAWLDALTAVLVALLIAKIGWDLTWKSIKELVDTALPEDQVRELEQSVQDVDGVISVHSLKTRLMGGQSLLEMHIQVESHLSASEGHYIGDTAVRILKTRFDDIGDVIFHIDTYNDDQRLYCDTLPLRAEVEQALRAAMSELHPDLRWEKLALYYISARIELELNVDGALLARCGLTGQALQQALRDNLQQHYWYASLSLWLAATDA, encoded by the coding sequence ATGTACACAGCCAAGCAACGTCAGCAAGAAGCCCAGAAGGTGACACTCGTCGGCAGCCTGCTGGACGCCGTCCTCGGCATCGCCAAAATCCTGGTCGGTCTGTTTTTCCATTCCCATGCCCTGATCGCCGACGGCATCCATTCGCTGTCGGACCTGGCAACGGATTTCATGGTCGTTCTCGTATTGCATCTGTCGCACCAGGAACCGGACGAAGACCACCCCTGGGGCCATGCCCGCTTCGAAACTGCCGCCACCGTCATGCTTGGCGGGCTGCTGATCGCCGTTGCCGGAGCCATGGCATACAACAGTGTCGGGCTGATGTTCAGTGGCGCCGAACTGCTGGTTCCCGAGTGGCCCACCCTGGTGGTGGCCGGGCTATCGGTTGTCAGCAAGGAATGGATCTACCGCTACACCCTGGCGGCGGGCAAGCGCCTCAAGTCGGACCTGATCATTGCCAACGCCTGGCACAGCCGCAGCGACGCCTTTTCGTCCATCGTGGTGCTGATCGGTATCGGTGGCGCCATGCTCGGCTGGGCCTGGCTGGACGCCCTTACCGCCGTGCTGGTTGCGCTGCTGATCGCCAAGATTGGCTGGGACCTGACCTGGAAAAGCATCAAGGAGCTGGTCGACACCGCCCTGCCGGAAGACCAGGTGCGCGAACTGGAGCAGTCCGTGCAGGATGTCGATGGTGTCATCAGTGTGCACAGCCTGAAAACTCGCCTGATGGGTGGCCAGAGCCTGCTGGAAATGCACATCCAGGTCGAAAGCCACCTCAGCGCCTCCGAAGGGCACTATATCGGCGATACCGCGGTGCGCATCCTCAAAACCCGTTTCGACGACATTGGCGATGTCATCTTCCATATTGACACCTACAACGATGATCAGCGCCTCTACTGCGACACCCTGCCGCTGCGTGCCGAAGTGGAACAGGCCCTCAGAGCCGCGATGTCCGAGCTGCACCCGGATCTGCGCTGGGAAAAGCTCGCACTCTACTACATCAGTGCCCGTATCGAGCTCGAGCTGAATGTCGACGGCGCCCTGCTGGCACGCTGCGGTCTTACGGGGCAGGCGCTGCAGCAGGCGCTGCGCGA